The Ischnura elegans chromosome 1, ioIscEleg1.1, whole genome shotgun sequence genome contains a region encoding:
- the LOC124154199 gene encoding uncharacterized protein LOC124154199, with protein sequence MTGRISLSGREMDLQQAVDELSAQLRILKEENEGFRARADNTKGEGQITGKSFSMVSSIEYFSGAAGENVETFFSQVEQVAKLSGWSDDDKLSVITLRTRGGALEHLRAKERAGAVKTYDDARKSLLERYRGVKNRRFYREMLACVRMAPRERIEEFADRIRELNSHTWKEEEDAAAAAIRQSEADERALDAFLNGLPGRVGEHTRLAMPETFDAAVNVAVRIREAERRAHPETKERNVFTMREGVCHACGQPGHFARECANRGGIRCFNCGGQGHWARNCRVGGRMRVGGRVEPSLNGSGAEQAARRGPR encoded by the coding sequence ATGACGGGTCGGATCAGCTTATCGGGCCGCGAGATGGACCTCCAGCAGGCGGTGGATGAGCTATCCGCGCAACTGAGGATTCTCAAGGAAGAGAACGAAGGTTTTCGGGCCCGCGCGGATAACACGAAGGGGGAAGGACAAATCACGGGGAAGTCATTCTCAATGGTATCCTCCATTGAGTATTTCTCTGGCGCCGCGGGGGAGAACGTGGAGACGTTCTTCTCGCAAGTGGAGCAGGTGGCGAAACTTAGTGGTTGGAGCGACGACGACAAGCTAAGTGTGATCACCTTACGCACCCGCGGGGGGGCACTAGAGCACCTGCGGGCGAAGGAGAGAGCAGGGGCTGTTAAAACATATGATGACGCTCGGAAGTCTCTGTTAGAAAGGTACCGGGGGGTTAAAAACCGACGGTTCTACAGAGAGATGCTTGCTTGCGTCCGCATGGCACCCAGGGAGCGGATCGAGGAATTTGCGGACCGCATTCGTGAATTGAACAGCCACacgtggaaggaggaggaagatgccGCAGCGGCCGCGATACGCCAATCCGAAGCGGATGAAAGGGCTTTGGACGCGTTTTTAAACGGCCTGCCGGGCAGAGTGGGGGAACATACGCGTCTTGCGATGCCGGAAACCTTCGACGCAGCCGTTAATGTGGCCGTGCGTATACGCGAGGCAGAGAGGAGGGCTCATCCGGAGACGAAAGAGAGAAACGTTTTCACGATGCGTGAGGGAGTCTGTCATGCTTGTGGGCAACCCGGCCACTTTGCGAGAGAGTGTGCAAACAGGGGTGGAATTCGGTGCTTTAATTGCGGTGGACAAGGACATTGGGCGAGGAATTGCCGAGTGGGGGGGCGGATGCGCGTCGGGGGGCGCGTTGAGCCGTCTTTAAACGGTTCCGGGGCCGAGCAGGCCGCCCGCCGAGGCCCCCGGTAA